In Nerophis ophidion isolate RoL-2023_Sa linkage group LG12, RoL_Noph_v1.0, whole genome shotgun sequence, a single window of DNA contains:
- the LOC133563344 gene encoding cytochrome P450 2F2-like: MLASILLLLCVFFIIYNFMCLRPKNFPPGPTIVPVLGNILSLSLENPLQDFERLRKAYGNVYSLYLGRKPAVIVNGVHALKEALVSKATDFAGRPQDLYVNDTTNRKGVILADYGLSWKEHRRFALMTLRDFGLGKNSMEERILGEIEFIMKTLETSIGKTLSPQLMFHNASSNIICQVLFGRRYDYDDEFIKVIVQCFTENAKLANGPWAMLYDSFPMIRSLPLPFMKAFENVKTCQKIARRVLAEHKSTKVTGQPRDFMDCYLDELEKGADEKSSFSEDQLLMYALDLHFAGTDTTSNTLLTGFLYLTTHPHIQEHCQQEIDQVLEGKDQVSFDDRHNMPYMQAVIHEVQRIANTVPLSVFHCTTKNTELMGYSIPKGTMIIPNLSSVLHEEGQWKSPHQFNPENFLNGQGEFVKPEAFMPFSAGPRMCLGEGLARMELFLIMVTLLRKFKFMWPEDAGEPDFTPVYGVTLTPKPYHMKITLRA, translated from the exons ATGTTGGCCTCAATCCTGCTGCTGCTCTGTGTTTTCTTCATCATTTATAATTTCATGTGCCTTAGGCCCAAGAATTTTCCACCTGGTCCTACAATCGTGCCTGTCCTGGGAAACATACTGAGCCTGAGCTTGGAGAACCCCCTGCAAGACTTTGAAAGG CTGAGGAAGGCATATGgaaatgtttatagtttgtaccTTGGGCGAAAACCAGCTGTTATTGTCAACGGAGTTCATGCTTTGAAAGAGGCTTTGGTGTCTAAGGCTACAGATTTTGCTGGAAGACCCCAAGACCTTTACGTCAACGACACCACAAATAGAAAAG GAGTGATCCTGGCTGACTATGGCTTAAGTTGGAAGGAACATCGTCGCTTTGCTCTGATGACGTTGAGGGACTTTGGTCTTGGGAAGAACTCAATGGAGGAGAGGATTCTGGGAGAGATTGAGTTTATCATGAAAACACTGGAAACGAGTATTG gcaAAACTTTGAGTCCTCAGCTTATGTTCCATAATGCATCCTCCAACATCATTTGCCAAGTTCTGTTTGGTCGTCGCTACGATTATGATGATGAGTTCATCAAAGTGATTGTTCAATGTTTCACGGAGAATGCCAAGTTGGCAAATGGACCGTGGGCTATG CTCTATGACTCCTTTCCAATGATTCGTAGTCTGCCACTGCCCTTCATGAAGGCCTTTGAGAATGTCAAG ACTTGCCAAAAAATTGCAAGGCGCGTGTTGGCTGAGCACAAGAGTACCAAAGTTACAGGACAACCACGAGACTTCATGGACTGCTATCTGGATGAACTGGAAAAG GGAGCTGATGAAAAGTCCTCATTTTCAGAGGATCAGCTCCTCATGTACGCTCTGGACCTTCACTTTGCCGGGACAGATACCACATCTAACACCCTTCTGACTGGATTCCTCTATCTTACGACCCACCCACACATACAAG AACATTGCCAACAGGAAATAGATCAGGTGTTAGAAGGGAAGGATCAAGTGTCTTTTGATGACAGACATAACATGCCATACATGCAG GCTGTAATCCATGAAGTGCAGAGAATAGCCAACACTGTGCCACTTAGTGTCTTTCACTgtacaacaaaaaacacagagCTAATGGGATATTCCATTCCTAAG GGAACAATGATCATCCCAAACCTGTCATCAGTGCTGCACGAGGAAGGCCAGTGGAAAAGTCCTCATCAATTCAACCCTGAGAACTTCCTCAATGGCCAGGGGGAGTTTGTAAAACCCGAAGCTTTCATGCCTTTTTCTGCAG GTCCTCGCATGTGTCTCGGTGAAGGTCTGGCTCGCATGGAGCTATTCCTCATCATGGTGACTCTCCTGAGGAAGTTCAAGTTCATGTGGCCTGAAGATGCCGGAGAACCAGACTTCACTCCTGTCTATGGAGTCACTCTTACTCCTAAGCCTTATCACATGAAGATCACACTCAGGGCTTAG